From the genome of Halorussus caseinilyticus, one region includes:
- a CDS encoding prenyltransferase has translation MLGYLLKLSRPRFWLYLAGPVLVGVAYGASGVADLFAPASVALFAYFLVPANVYLYGVNDAFDADIDAQNPKKTGEDAREERFRGGLAVNAVVAVCGLAGLALAGALATGALAGASAPASANAEPVAWGAGAWVLAFLALGYAYSGPPFRLKTAPPLDSVSNGLYVLPGAAAYVALAGEQPPALALAGGWLWAMAMHTFSAVPDIEPDRRAGIRTTATLLGERRTLAYCAVCWSLAAGAFGLLDARAGALLALYPLFAVGVAETDVDVARAYWWFPAFNTLVGMALTLGGLWGVVRG, from the coding sequence ATGCTCGGCTACCTGCTGAAACTCTCGCGGCCCCGGTTCTGGCTCTACCTCGCCGGGCCGGTCCTCGTCGGGGTGGCCTACGGCGCGTCCGGCGTCGCCGACCTGTTCGCGCCCGCCTCGGTCGCGTTGTTCGCGTACTTCCTCGTGCCCGCGAACGTCTACCTCTACGGCGTCAACGACGCCTTCGACGCGGACATCGACGCGCAGAACCCCAAGAAGACGGGCGAGGACGCGCGCGAGGAACGCTTCCGCGGGGGACTCGCGGTCAACGCAGTCGTCGCAGTCTGCGGTCTCGCGGGTCTCGCGCTGGCGGGCGCGCTCGCCACGGGCGCGCTCGCAGGCGCGTCTGCGCCTGCGAGCGCGAACGCGGAACCGGTCGCGTGGGGCGCGGGCGCGTGGGTCCTCGCCTTCCTCGCGTTGGGGTACGCCTACAGCGGCCCGCCGTTCCGACTCAAGACCGCGCCGCCGCTCGATTCGGTGTCGAACGGTCTCTACGTCCTGCCGGGCGCGGCCGCGTACGTCGCGCTCGCGGGCGAGCAACCGCCCGCGCTCGCGCTCGCGGGCGGGTGGCTCTGGGCGATGGCGATGCACACCTTCTCGGCGGTGCCCGACATCGAACCCGACCGCCGGGCCGGGATTCGGACCACCGCGACCCTGCTCGGCGAGCGCCGAACCTTGGCGTACTGTGCGGTCTGCTGGTCGCTGGCGGCGGGAGCCTTCGGCCTGCTCGACGCCCGTGCCGGGGCGCTCCTCGCGCTCTACCCCCTGTTCGCGGTCGGCGTCGCCGAGACCGACGTGGACGTGGCTCGGGCCTACTGGTGGTTCCCGGCGTTCAACACGCTGGTCGGGATGGCGCTGACGCTCGGCGGTCTCTGGGGGGTCGTGCGTGGGTAG
- a CDS encoding saccharopine dehydrogenase family protein: MTDELLVYGSYGYTGALVAQTALDEGLSPVLAGRTAERVERQATDLGVDHRVFSLRHHEVVRRQVADFDAVLNCAGPFSQTADPLVSACLRAGTNYLDITGEIDVLEAIAERDPDAEDADVTLLPAVGFDVVPTDCLAAHLHTRLESATRLSLAIDGLGTFSPGTAKSIVEGLSTPGAVRQDGRIREVPAAWKTRRLDFGQGPKPAVTIPWGDVSSAYYTTGIPNVETYATVPEYAATVMAKSAALAPLLGAKPVQRALKAAIDATVSGPTAEERAQSASRVWGEVEDDEGNRATARLRTPDTYDLTARTAVESARRVLAGEVGAGFHTPASAFGPDYVLEFDGVEREDVGSGSEIGVSVPEE; encoded by the coding sequence GTGACCGACGAACTACTCGTCTACGGCTCGTACGGCTACACCGGCGCGCTCGTCGCCCAAACCGCGCTGGACGAGGGACTGTCGCCCGTCCTCGCCGGGCGCACGGCCGAGAGAGTCGAACGACAGGCGACCGACCTCGGAGTAGACCACCGGGTCTTCAGCCTCCGGCACCACGAGGTGGTCCGGCGACAGGTCGCCGACTTCGACGCGGTGCTGAACTGCGCCGGGCCGTTCTCGCAGACCGCCGACCCGCTGGTCTCGGCGTGCCTCCGGGCCGGGACGAACTACCTCGACATCACGGGCGAAATCGACGTGCTGGAGGCAATCGCCGAACGCGACCCGGACGCCGAGGACGCCGACGTGACGCTTCTCCCGGCGGTGGGGTTCGACGTGGTGCCGACCGACTGTCTGGCGGCCCACCTCCACACCCGATTGGAGTCGGCGACCCGCCTCTCGCTGGCCATCGACGGTCTCGGCACGTTCTCGCCCGGCACGGCCAAGTCCATCGTGGAAGGTCTCTCGACCCCCGGCGCGGTCCGGCAGGACGGCCGGATTCGGGAAGTCCCGGCGGCGTGGAAGACCCGCCGCCTCGACTTCGGCCAAGGGCCAAAGCCCGCGGTGACGATTCCGTGGGGCGACGTGTCCTCGGCCTACTACACCACCGGGATTCCGAACGTCGAAACCTACGCCACGGTGCCGGAGTACGCCGCGACGGTGATGGCGAAGTCCGCCGCGCTCGCGCCGCTCCTCGGAGCCAAGCCCGTCCAGCGCGCGCTGAAAGCCGCCATCGACGCCACCGTCTCGGGACCCACCGCAGAGGAACGCGCCCAGAGCGCGAGTCGCGTCTGGGGCGAAGTCGAGGACGACGAGGGGAATCGGGCGACGGCGCGACTCCGGACGCCCGACACCTACGACCTGACGGCCCGGACCGCGGTGGAGTCCGCGCGCCGGGTCCTCGCGGGCGAGGTCGGTGCGGGGTTCCACACCCCGGCGTCGGCGTTCGGCCCGGACTACGTGCTGGAGTTCGACGGCGTGGAGCGCGAGGACGTGGGTAGCGGGTCGGAAATCGGGGTGAGTGTGCCTGAGGAATAA
- the artA gene encoding archaeosortase A: MTTALTDGLAWLAVGLFAAAAALDWYDGDHGRGRARYLAAGAWVVFGVFWLALFPHFAFEQKSFIEGALSLVALPACLYVGYLLLQGRETLFLLSRAVAFMGLIYMPFTMIPPAKEWLIETVAWQGEIVMQSLGYEFQVIQREETIRGAYFFATENDGEFTINVLLACTGLGSMAIFGGLIAAVRAPLRRKLRAIAIAIPVIWALNLVRVVFITLAFSQQWLQVFVDPTMALVGYENPNMVSYFISDRVLAQSLSVVALVGIAWAVAREVPELLTVGEDVLYIVTGDEYDLHEAVGTERPIATDGKGE; encoded by the coding sequence GTGACTACGGCGTTGACAGACGGTCTGGCGTGGCTCGCAGTCGGACTGTTCGCCGCCGCCGCCGCACTCGACTGGTACGACGGCGACCACGGACGCGGGCGCGCGCGCTACCTCGCGGCGGGCGCGTGGGTCGTGTTCGGCGTCTTCTGGCTCGCGCTGTTTCCCCACTTCGCGTTCGAACAGAAGAGTTTCATCGAAGGTGCCCTGAGCCTCGTCGCGCTTCCGGCCTGTCTGTACGTCGGCTACCTGCTCTTGCAGGGGCGCGAGACGCTCTTTTTGCTCTCACGGGCCGTCGCGTTCATGGGACTCATCTACATGCCGTTCACGATGATTCCGCCCGCCAAGGAGTGGCTCATCGAGACGGTGGCATGGCAGGGCGAAATCGTCATGCAGTCGCTCGGCTACGAGTTTCAGGTGATTCAGCGCGAGGAGACTATCCGGGGCGCGTACTTCTTCGCCACTGAGAACGACGGCGAGTTCACCATCAACGTCCTGCTGGCCTGCACCGGTCTCGGGAGCATGGCCATCTTCGGCGGACTCATCGCCGCGGTTCGCGCGCCGCTTCGCCGAAAGCTTCGGGCCATCGCCATCGCCATCCCGGTCATCTGGGCGCTGAACCTCGTCCGGGTCGTGTTCATCACCCTCGCGTTCAGCCAGCAGTGGTTGCAGGTGTTCGTGGACCCGACGATGGCGCTGGTGGGTTACGAGAACCCCAACATGGTGTCGTACTTCATCTCCGACCGGGTGTTGGCCCAGAGCCTCTCGGTCGTCGCGCTGGTCGGTATCGCGTGGGCCGTCGCCCGCGAGGTGCCCGAACTCCTGACCGTCGGCGAGGACGTACTCTACATCGTGACCGGCGACGAGTACGACCTCCACGAGGCGGTCGGCACCGAGCGCCCGATTGCGACCGACGGTAAGGGCGAGTAG
- the cruF gene encoding bisanhydrobacterioruberin hydratase, producing the protein MGSFDRASAEATLARLVRENRFTIAVVFPLVGAALFVLSHRGLLPAFLAMNPALVLFGTLVMRLPLVAGLAPLVDRRAGLGLLAVTAYSYAVEYVGVHYGVPYGEFSYQLELGPMVGGVPIGLPVFFLPLVVNSYLLVLLLLPRVSRVRRTLAALAVVLVVDFVLDPAAVGLGFWAYDGGGFYYGVPLSNFAGWVLSGSIAVTLVEWGFDRDALAARLENCEFALDDFVSFVVLWGAMNVYFGNWIAVALAVGLSVGLVRTDRFDFVGVGRERPGRN; encoded by the coding sequence GTGGGTAGCTTCGACCGGGCGAGCGCGGAGGCAACGCTCGCCCGACTGGTCCGCGAGAACCGATTCACCATCGCGGTCGTCTTCCCGCTGGTCGGGGCCGCGCTGTTCGTCCTGAGTCACCGGGGACTGCTCCCGGCGTTTCTGGCGATGAACCCCGCGCTCGTCCTGTTCGGAACACTCGTGATGCGCCTGCCGCTGGTGGCGGGACTCGCGCCGCTGGTGGACCGCCGGGCGGGACTCGGCCTGCTGGCGGTGACGGCCTACAGCTACGCCGTCGAGTACGTCGGGGTCCACTACGGCGTGCCCTACGGCGAGTTCAGCTACCAGTTGGAGTTGGGTCCGATGGTCGGCGGGGTCCCAATCGGCCTGCCCGTCTTCTTCCTACCGCTGGTGGTCAACAGCTACCTGCTCGTCTTGCTGTTGCTCCCGCGGGTCTCGCGGGTTCGGCGGACGCTCGCGGCGCTGGCGGTCGTACTGGTCGTGGACTTCGTGCTGGACCCCGCGGCGGTCGGTCTGGGCTTCTGGGCCTACGACGGCGGCGGGTTCTACTACGGCGTCCCCCTGTCGAACTTCGCGGGATGGGTGTTGAGCGGTTCGATTGCGGTCACGCTGGTCGAGTGGGGATTCGACCGCGACGCGCTGGCGGCGCGACTGGAGAACTGCGAGTTCGCGCTCGACGACTTCGTGAGCTTCGTCGTCCTCTGGGGCGCGATGAACGTCTACTTCGGCAACTGGATTGCGGTGGCACTGGCGGTCGGTCTCTCCGTCGGGTTGGTCCGGACCGACCGCTTCGACTTCGTGGGCGTCGGTCGGGAGCGTCCCGGACGGAACTGA
- a CDS encoding class I SAM-dependent methyltransferase produces MSDPFGRAVLDHHRGERDDPLIQRDGEQAREHPIEGFYFTEFTGESDADRWLESRLDGPLLDLGAGAGRHALYFQEQFETVPIEVSDHLVRTMRERGVEDAREGDMFALREQFDRDRFRSALAIGTQLGLAGSIAGLRRFLGDLAHVTTPDATAVTDCYDPERIVPEEMLGYREDPTPGLASRVMTFEYDDDVGETLLFRLFGPEKVREATVGTGWEVTEVRYGSDENAPHYRVALEKI; encoded by the coding sequence ATGTCCGACCCGTTCGGTCGCGCCGTCCTCGACCACCACCGCGGCGAGCGCGACGACCCGCTGATTCAGCGCGACGGCGAGCAGGCCCGCGAACACCCGATAGAGGGGTTCTACTTCACCGAGTTCACCGGCGAGAGCGACGCCGACCGGTGGCTCGAATCCCGTCTCGACGGCCCGCTACTCGACCTCGGGGCGGGCGCGGGCCGCCACGCCCTGTACTTTCAAGAGCAGTTCGAGACGGTCCCAATCGAGGTCAGCGACCACCTCGTGCGGACGATGCGCGAGCGCGGCGTCGAAGACGCCCGCGAGGGCGACATGTTCGCGCTCCGCGAGCAGTTCGACCGCGACCGGTTCCGGTCGGCGCTCGCAATCGGCACGCAGTTGGGACTCGCGGGGTCGATAGCCGGTCTCCGGCGGTTCCTCGGGGACCTCGCGCACGTCACGACGCCCGACGCGACTGCGGTGACCGACTGCTACGACCCCGAGCGAATCGTCCCCGAGGAGATGCTGGGCTACCGCGAGGACCCGACGCCGGGTCTGGCCTCGCGCGTGATGACCTTCGAGTACGACGACGACGTGGGCGAGACCCTCCTGTTCCGGTTGTTCGGTCCCGAGAAGGTCCGCGAGGCCACCGTCGGCACTGGTTGGGAAGTCACCGAAGTCAGATACGGGTCCGACGAGAACGCGCCCCACTACCGGGTCGCACTTGAGAAAATCTAA
- a CDS encoding winged helix-turn-helix domain-containing protein, with protein MPEIDLSPTDRAILEMLREGRCTPAYIAEEHDYSRQHVRNRLQRFMELGYVERVHKGLYELESDPESE; from the coding sequence ATGCCCGAGATAGACCTTAGCCCGACTGACCGGGCTATCCTTGAGATGTTGCGAGAGGGCCGATGTACGCCCGCCTACATCGCCGAGGAACACGACTACAGCCGCCAGCACGTCCGCAACCGTCTCCAGCGTTTCATGGAACTCGGATACGTCGAGCGCGTCCACAAGGGCCTGTATGAGCTGGAGAGCGACCCAGAATCAGAGTAA
- a CDS encoding phytoene desaturase family protein, producing the protein MSLAHSDTDMNLADRSVVVVGSGFGGLSTACYLADAGADVTVVEKNDQLGGRASVLERDGFRFDMGPSWYLMPDVFERFFGHFGRRPDDYYELEHLDPHYKIFFKDGDDVTVTADREETKATFEEYEPGAGAALDAYLEEAEETYEIGMEHFVYTDRPRFRDYVDLDVFRHARGLTFLGSMQGHVEEYFDHPKLQQIMQYTLVFLGGSPKNTPALYNLMSHVDFNLGVHYPEEGMGGVVDGIVEMSRELGVEFRTDSEVESILGSAGNFRVETADGFLRADFVVSDADYAHTEQELLPPQSRQYDADYWKSRTYAPSAFLLYLGVEGDVDPLAHHTLVLPSDWNDHFDEIFEAPAWPDDPAYYLCVPSETDDSVAPEGHSNLFALVPIAPGLDDGPATRERYRDLVLDDIAENTGVDLRDRIVVEERFCVSDFADRYNSIEGTALGLAHTLRQTGPLRPGHRSSEVPGLYFTGSFTTPGIGVPMCLISGQHTADAVVEDYGE; encoded by the coding sequence ATGTCGCTCGCGCACTCAGACACCGACATGAACCTCGCCGACCGGTCAGTCGTCGTCGTCGGGAGTGGCTTCGGCGGTCTCTCGACCGCTTGCTACCTCGCCGACGCGGGCGCGGACGTGACTGTCGTAGAGAAGAACGACCAGTTGGGCGGCCGGGCGAGCGTCCTCGAACGCGACGGTTTCAGATTCGACATGGGACCGTCGTGGTATCTGATGCCCGACGTGTTCGAGCGGTTCTTCGGTCACTTCGGTCGGCGTCCCGACGACTACTACGAACTGGAACACCTCGACCCCCACTACAAGATTTTCTTCAAGGACGGCGACGACGTGACCGTCACGGCCGACCGCGAGGAGACCAAGGCCACCTTCGAGGAGTACGAACCCGGCGCGGGCGCGGCCCTCGACGCCTACCTCGAGGAGGCCGAGGAGACCTACGAAATCGGGATGGAACACTTCGTCTACACCGACCGGCCCCGGTTCCGCGACTACGTGGACTTGGACGTGTTCAGGCACGCCCGCGGCCTGACCTTCCTCGGGTCGATGCAGGGCCACGTCGAGGAGTACTTCGACCACCCCAAACTCCAGCAGATAATGCAGTACACCCTCGTCTTCCTCGGCGGGTCGCCCAAGAACACGCCCGCGCTCTACAACCTGATGAGCCACGTGGACTTCAACCTCGGCGTCCACTACCCCGAAGAGGGGATGGGCGGCGTCGTGGACGGCATCGTGGAGATGAGCAGAGAGTTGGGCGTCGAGTTCCGGACCGACAGCGAAGTCGAGTCCATCCTCGGGTCGGCGGGGAACTTCCGCGTGGAAACCGCTGATGGCTTTTTGCGGGCCGACTTCGTGGTCAGCGACGCCGACTACGCCCACACCGAACAGGAACTGCTCCCACCCCAGAGCCGCCAGTACGACGCCGACTACTGGAAATCGCGGACCTACGCGCCCTCGGCGTTCCTGCTCTACCTCGGCGTTGAGGGCGACGTTGACCCCCTCGCACACCACACGCTCGTCCTCCCCTCGGACTGGAACGACCACTTCGACGAGATTTTCGAGGCTCCGGCGTGGCCCGACGACCCGGCGTACTACCTCTGCGTGCCGAGCGAGACCGACGATTCGGTCGCGCCGGAGGGCCACAGCAACCTGTTCGCGCTGGTGCCAATCGCGCCCGGACTCGACGACGGTCCCGCGACCCGCGAACGCTACCGGGACCTCGTGTTGGACGACATCGCCGAGAACACCGGCGTTGACCTCCGGGACCGCATCGTGGTCGAAGAGCGGTTCTGCGTCTCGGACTTCGCCGACCGCTACAACTCCATCGAGGGCACCGCGCTCGGACTCGCCCACACGCTCCGCCAGACCGGGCCGCTCCGTCCGGGCCACCGCTCGTCGGAGGTGCCGGGGTTGTACTTCACGGGGTCGTTCACCACGCCCGGTATCGGCGTGCCGATGTGTCTCATCAGCGGCCAGCACACCGCCGACGCCGTGGTGGAGGACTACGGCGAGTAG
- a CDS encoding class I SAM-dependent methyltransferase, giving the protein MEAPCVRVERERGEETRTRLAEANLLAEEFEIEVAEGYLYLPVTDPEAVPDELEVVARAVGERDTPDTPTDLLGFEPTYERLGDIVILDEDDSDRARDIADAVMDSDIPVKTVVNRASKVKGELRVRDWEVLVGDGTETVHREYGCEYLLDVAEVYFSPRLATERHRVAEQVESGERAFDMFAGVGPFVVPFAKRGAQAVGVDLNERAVEYLRENARRNDVEERVTAIQGDVREVAPEYADWADRVVMNLPHSADEFLDSAVELAGDDCAVHYYDIQHEDDPFGPGEAAIRAAAEPDYDVEVETRHAVRSYAPHELNVCLDVRLSR; this is encoded by the coding sequence ATGGAAGCGCCGTGCGTGCGCGTCGAACGAGAGCGAGGCGAGGAGACCCGAACGCGGTTGGCCGAGGCAAACCTGCTCGCCGAGGAGTTCGAAATCGAAGTCGCGGAGGGGTACCTCTACCTCCCGGTGACCGACCCCGAGGCGGTGCCCGACGAGTTGGAAGTCGTCGCGCGCGCTGTCGGCGAACGCGACACGCCCGACACGCCCACGGACTTGCTCGGCTTCGAACCCACCTACGAGCGACTCGGCGACATCGTGATTCTCGACGAGGACGACTCCGACCGCGCCCGCGACATCGCCGACGCGGTGATGGACTCGGACATCCCCGTGAAGACGGTGGTCAACCGCGCGTCGAAGGTCAAAGGCGAGTTGCGCGTCCGCGACTGGGAGGTGCTGGTCGGCGACGGCACCGAGACGGTCCACCGCGAGTACGGATGCGAGTACCTACTCGACGTGGCCGAGGTGTACTTCTCGCCGCGCCTCGCCACCGAGCGCCACCGCGTGGCCGAACAGGTCGAGTCGGGCGAGCGGGCCTTCGACATGTTCGCCGGGGTGGGTCCCTTCGTCGTCCCGTTCGCCAAGCGCGGCGCTCAAGCCGTCGGCGTGGACTTGAACGAGCGTGCGGTCGAGTACCTGCGGGAGAACGCCCGCCGCAACGACGTGGAAGAGAGGGTGACGGCGATTCAGGGCGACGTACGGGAAGTCGCGCCCGAGTACGCGGACTGGGCCGACCGCGTGGTGATGAACCTGCCCCACAGCGCCGACGAGTTCCTCGACTCGGCGGTCGAACTCGCGGGCGACGACTGCGCGGTCCACTACTACGACATCCAGCACGAGGACGACCCCTTCGGACCGGGCGAGGCGGCGATTCGCGCCGCCGCGGAACCCGACTACGACGTGGAAGTCGAGACCCGCCACGCCGTCCGGTCGTACGCGCCCCACGAGTTGAACGTCTGTCTCGACGTGCGACTGTCTCGCTAA
- a CDS encoding phytoene/squalene synthase family protein, whose product MVTDRQLRRSKTIQQRTGRTFYFATRLLPRRVRHPTYVLYAFFRVADEVVDSATDRPPEDQRERLERLRAEALGRAETEDDVLAAFQEVREKYGIPDEEIEVFIDAMLSDIEKRRWEDYDELEAYMRGSAAAVGVMMQSVMGVEDFEGVKPHAVALGEAFQLTNFLRDVREDIEDRDRIYLPGDTRDRHGVTEADVRRCNPTDGFRSAMADELRRAERKYREGVAGIEHLPDDCQFAVLYAAVLYAEHHRLIRALDYDVFSSPPEVGPVRAAWLWAKTRWYWQKSRDPVTVFRAVSAIPEDGGTRASHHPEGAPQAD is encoded by the coding sequence ATGGTCACCGACCGACAACTTCGAAGAAGCAAGACGATTCAGCAGCGAACCGGCAGAACCTTCTACTTCGCTACGCGGTTGCTCCCCCGGCGCGTCCGTCACCCGACCTACGTTCTCTACGCGTTCTTCCGCGTGGCCGACGAGGTCGTAGACAGCGCGACCGACCGACCGCCGGAGGACCAACGCGAGCGACTCGAACGACTCCGGGCGGAAGCACTCGGCCGGGCCGAGACCGAAGACGACGTTCTCGCCGCCTTTCAGGAGGTGCGCGAGAAGTACGGGATTCCCGACGAGGAAATCGAAGTCTTCATCGACGCGATGCTCTCGGACATAGAGAAGCGCCGATGGGAGGACTACGACGAGTTGGAAGCGTACATGCGCGGGTCGGCCGCCGCGGTCGGTGTGATGATGCAGTCGGTCATGGGCGTCGAAGACTTCGAGGGCGTGAAACCGCACGCAGTCGCCCTCGGCGAGGCGTTCCAGTTGACGAACTTCCTGCGCGACGTGCGCGAGGACATCGAAGACCGCGACCGAATCTATCTCCCCGGCGACACCCGCGACCGCCACGGCGTCACGGAGGCCGACGTTCGGCGTTGCAACCCGACCGACGGCTTCCGGTCCGCGATGGCCGACGAACTCCGGCGCGCCGAGCGCAAGTACCGCGAGGGAGTCGCGGGCATCGAGCACCTGCCCGACGACTGTCAGTTCGCGGTGCTGTACGCCGCGGTACTCTACGCCGAACACCACCGACTCATCCGGGCGCTCGACTACGACGTGTTCTCGTCGCCGCCCGAGGTAGGTCCGGTCCGCGCGGCGTGGCTCTGGGCGAAGACGCGCTGGTACTGGCAGAAGTCTCGGGACCCGGTGACGGTGTTCCGGGCAGTCAGCGCCATCCCGGAGGACGGCGGGACTCGCGCGAGCCATCACCCCGAAGGGGCACCGCAGGCGGACTGA
- a CDS encoding tyrosine-type recombinase/integrase, which produces MRTKQTPPEDAVNRYLKRKEAHVSKKTLYNYDTALTRFLEYLEERNITDMRDVDSDVIARFEEWRLDDVKPITCRNDMRTVKNFIQFCETIQAVPVGLHELVNVTKVNEDDEICDDVLTREEATAILDRLGKYDYASLRHIILLLLWKCGMRIGGLRALDLGDFDEGRPAVELRHRPESGTPLKRKDHSERDVIITPEAAEVVTDFINDQRPDVEDKHGRKPLVATKHGRTSRTTITKHVYLATSPCFYNGGKCPFDRDPDTCEATQWGHASKCPGSVSPHALRRGYVTAARNAGQPKDVTGDRVNMSGKILDKHYDKGSHDEKAERRRDYLRDI; this is translated from the coding sequence ATGCGAACCAAACAAACCCCACCGGAAGACGCCGTGAACAGATACCTCAAACGGAAAGAAGCCCACGTCAGCAAGAAGACGCTCTACAACTACGACACCGCCCTCACCCGGTTCCTCGAATACCTCGAAGAGCGCAACATCACCGATATGCGGGACGTAGACAGCGACGTGATAGCCCGGTTCGAGGAATGGAGACTGGACGACGTGAAACCCATTACCTGCCGAAACGATATGCGGACAGTCAAGAACTTCATCCAGTTCTGCGAAACCATCCAAGCCGTCCCGGTCGGACTTCACGAACTCGTCAACGTCACTAAAGTCAACGAGGACGACGAGATTTGCGACGACGTGCTGACCCGAGAAGAGGCCACGGCCATCCTCGACCGCCTCGGGAAGTACGACTACGCCAGTCTTCGGCATATTATTCTCCTTCTGCTCTGGAAGTGTGGTATGCGAATTGGCGGCCTTCGGGCACTCGACCTCGGAGACTTTGACGAAGGACGCCCGGCGGTGGAACTCCGACACCGCCCCGAGAGCGGCACGCCTCTCAAGCGGAAGGACCACAGCGAGCGGGACGTAATCATCACCCCCGAGGCCGCCGAGGTCGTCACGGACTTCATCAACGACCAGCGGCCCGACGTGGAGGACAAGCACGGCAGGAAGCCGCTGGTTGCCACCAAGCACGGTCGGACCAGTCGGACGACCATCACCAAGCACGTCTATCTCGCTACCTCTCCGTGCTTCTACAACGGCGGGAAGTGCCCGTTCGACCGGGACCCCGACACCTGCGAAGCGACCCAATGGGGCCACGCTTCCAAGTGCCCCGGTTCGGTCAGTCCCCATGCCCTCCGGCGGGGCTACGTGACGGCGGCTCGGAATGCGGGGCAACCCAAGGACGTAACCGGCGACAGGGTGAACATGAGCGGGAAGATTCTGGACAAGCACTACGATAAGGGTTCACATGACGAGAAAGCGGAGCGACGGCGGGACTATCTACGGGATATATAG
- the dph5 gene encoding diphthine synthase has translation MLTFVGLGLYDERSITVEGRDALRDADSVFAEFYTSKLLGANVADLEAHHDTEIQVRDRAGVEQDPETILRAGEEGDAVFLTAGDTMISTTHVDLRLRAEQRGIDTRVVHAPTAESAASGLTGLQNYRFGKATTLPFDYAHGADGIPASVTDAIEENRERGLHTLVYLDIKLRNDEYMTADHAADLLADEYPDLLAVVVARAGSPDPLVTADRLSELADRDFGDPLHLLVVPGDLHHVEADALAELADAPDELLDVE, from the coding sequence ATGCTCACATTCGTCGGTCTCGGTCTCTACGACGAGCGGTCGATAACCGTCGAGGGACGGGACGCGCTCCGAGACGCCGATAGCGTCTTCGCCGAGTTCTACACCAGCAAACTCCTCGGTGCGAACGTCGCGGACCTCGAAGCCCACCACGACACCGAAATCCAAGTCCGGGACCGCGCGGGCGTCGAACAGGACCCCGAAACCATCTTGCGGGCCGGAGAAGAGGGCGATGCCGTCTTCCTCACCGCGGGCGACACGATGATTTCGACCACGCACGTGGACCTCCGACTCCGAGCCGAACAGCGGGGCATCGACACGCGCGTCGTCCACGCCCCGACCGCCGAGTCCGCGGCCAGCGGTCTCACCGGACTCCAGAACTACCGGTTCGGCAAGGCGACGACGCTCCCGTTCGACTACGCCCACGGTGCCGACGGCATCCCCGCCAGCGTCACCGACGCAATCGAGGAGAACCGCGAGCGGGGTCTGCACACGCTGGTCTATCTGGACATCAAGCTCCGGAACGACGAGTACATGACCGCCGACCACGCCGCCGACCTGCTCGCCGACGAGTATCCCGACCTGTTGGCGGTCGTCGTCGCGCGCGCCGGGAGTCCCGACCCACTCGTGACTGCCGACCGACTCTCGGAACTCGCCGACCGCGACTTCGGCGACCCGCTTCACTTGCTCGTGGTGCCGGGCGACCTGCACCACGTCGAGGCCGACGCGCTCGCCGAACTCGCGGACGCGCCCGACGAACTGCTCGACGTGGAGTAA
- a CDS encoding SWIM zinc finger family protein: MTTKETSGKKSAVRELTFGAKTAKRVAWESWEFTVVGPHLVKVTNASYGYLKEDHAYTVGVEERDGRGVPAECDCPADVHHESDCKHKVAVATIGGKVLLDAAVNFSAPSEGGRVPAESVTVADKLRADGGSSVVAEACPNGQVRCGGPEDDELPCFACYSGNRSEA; the protein is encoded by the coding sequence ATGACAACAAAGGAAACCAGCGGTAAAAAGAGTGCTGTTCGGGAACTAACCTTCGGCGCAAAGACGGCCAAGCGTGTCGCGTGGGAGTCGTGGGAGTTCACCGTTGTCGGCCCGCACCTCGTGAAGGTCACGAACGCCAGCTACGGCTACCTGAAGGAGGACCACGCCTACACGGTCGGTGTCGAGGAGCGCGACGGGCGTGGTGTTCCCGCCGAGTGCGACTGTCCCGCCGACGTTCACCACGAATCCGACTGCAAGCACAAGGTCGCGGTCGCCACTATCGGCGGGAAGGTCCTGCTCGATGCGGCGGTCAACTTCTCGGCCCCCTCGGAAGGCGGGCGCGTTCCCGCCGAATCAGTCACCGTTGCCGACAAGCTCCGCGCCGATGGTGGTTCCTCGGTCGTGGCCGAAGCGTGTCCGAACGGGCAAGTCCGGTGTGGCGGTCCCGAAGACGACGAACTCCCGTGCTTCGCGTGCTACTCGGGGAACCGGAGTGAGGCGTGA